The Pseudomonadota bacterium DNA window CAACACAACTGCCGCAAACCTCATGCGTTACCTCCAATGACCGATAGGAATTTGCTTTCCAGCATGCGATATGAATAACACAAGAAAAACAAACTATCAATACGAAACCGGAATCCGTAATAACAAAACAGTATTCAGCAACCTTTTAATAGAATTTTACTTGTAAAGTAATTAAATTTTAGAGAAAATGAACTACGAGGCAAGGAACTGATAACACGATTATTTTGTAGATACCTTAGCCCGGTCGGATGTTTTAATTATGGATGTTGGTGAATGGTACTACAAGGAGACAAGCGGAAAGCATGAATATGTACGAGGTCCCTTTACCAGAGAAGCGCTACTCAGCAAACTCAGCGAAAACGAAATCGATGAAAATACCTTAATTCGCTATGACAACAAAGCCTGGCACCCTGTAAAAGAGTATTTACCGAAAAAGAAGAAAGGGTATTTTAAGAAATATTCAATTGTTGTAATAATCGGCATTATATTGATTCTATTTGCCCTGATAAAAATATACAGGCAGCCGGATCAATACCGCAGTTCAGTATCCACTGAAGTAGAAAAGTCTGATTCAGGAACACAGGAGCGTCCGGTCCGTGAAGTTCTATCAAAAGATGCTATTATAAGTTTGACAAACATTACACGTGTACAGAATGGTATATATGAACTCCGCGAGAACCGGCTTCTGAATGCAATTGCCGAAGAAAGGGTCAAAGATATGTTCAAAAAACAGTATATTGGCCATGTTTCACCAACAGGCGAAGGGCCTTCTGAAGTTGCCCAGAAGGTCGGATATAGATATAAATACATCGGGGAAAATATCGGAAGCGGTATGTTTATTGATAATCAGAAAATTATAAACGGTTGGATGCAAAGCCCTGGTCATAGGCAAAATTTACTCTCGCCAAAGGCTGATGAGATCGGTGCTGCTGTCTTAAAAGATAAAATGCAGGGCCTGGATACCTGGATAGCCGTACAGATATTTGGTCTGCAATCTCCTCCGGTAACAACAGATGCAGCGCACAGATCTGCTGAATGTATACCTCCTGATCAGGCATCGAAAGAGGCTATAGATAAAGAAAAACGTGATGTAAATGATGCAGAGAATATGATTTTTTTACTTAAAAACGATCTGGAAAAGGAGAAGGCAATACTTGACAGAACGCAG harbors:
- a CDS encoding CAP domain-containing protein, whose amino-acid sequence is MDVGEWYYKETSGKHEYVRGPFTREALLSKLSENEIDENTLIRYDNKAWHPVKEYLPKKKKGYFKKYSIVVIIGIILILFALIKIYRQPDQYRSSVSTEVEKSDSGTQERPVREVLSKDAIISLTNITRVQNGIYELRENRLLNAIAEERVKDMFKKQYIGHVSPTGEGPSEVAQKVGYRYKYIGENIGSGMFIDNQKIINGWMQSPGHRQNLLSPKADEIGAAVLKDKMQGLDTWIAVQIFGLQSPPVTTDAAHRSAECIPPDQASKEAIDKEKRDVNDAENMIFLLKNDLEKEKAILDRTQSKTKEMVKGYNDKVNEYNQRIYELKEKNKGLLQMINNYNENVQKYNKCIGSR